One Alosa alosa isolate M-15738 ecotype Scorff River chromosome 22, AALO_Geno_1.1, whole genome shotgun sequence DNA segment encodes these proteins:
- the gspt1 gene encoding eukaryotic peptide chain release factor GTP-binding subunit ERF3A: MDPQDTAPDSWEQEDDVEAPALDVSSAFIGLNVNAPEFVPTFLQGGPSVIPVSDGADIAANKDVSGVVAVENGETEAAVEETWEEKVKPDEEEPGGGPLAESGGPELDEGLEELEEEEELPVPKPPPAKPDAPKKEHVNVVFIGHVDAGKSTIGGQIMYLTGMVEKRTLEKYEKEAKEKNRETWYLSWALDTNQEERDKGKTVEVGRAYFETEKKHFTILDAPGHKSFVPNMIGGASQADLAVLVISGRKGEFETGFEKGGQTREHAMLAKTAGVKHLIVLINKMDDPTVNWSLERYEECKEKLVPFLKKVGFNPKKDIHFMPCSGLTGANLKEPCELCPWYTGLPFISHLDSLPNFNRSLDGPVRLPIVDKYKDMGTVILGKLESGSISKAQQLVMMPNRHTVEVLSLLSDDIETDDAMPGENLKLRLKGIEEEEILPGFILCNAENLCHTGRTFDAQIVIIEHKSIICPGYNAVLHIHTCIEEVQISALICLVDKKSGEKSKTRPRFVKQDQVCIARLRAVGTICLETFKDFPQMGRFTLRDEGKTIAIGKVLKLVPEKD, translated from the exons ATGGACCCTCAAGATACAGCCCCTGATTCCTGGGAACAGGAGGACGATGTGGAGGCCCCAGCGTTGGATGTATCTTCTGCGTTCATTGGGCTCAATGTAAATGCACCCGAGTTTGTTCCGACCTTTTTGCAGGGAGGGCCTTCGGTAATTCCAGTGTCTGACG GAGCAGACATAGCTGCTAACAAGGACGTTTCAGGAGTTGTTG CAGTGGAGAATGGCGAGACAGAAGCGGCCGTTGAGGAGACATGGGAGGAGAAGGTGAAGCCGGACGAAGAGGAGCCAGGAGGCGGGCCCCTAGCAGAGAGCGGGGGTCCCGAACTGGACGAGGgcctggaggagctggaggaagaagaggagctgCCCGTGCCCAAGCCACCCCCCGCAAAGCCTGATGCCCCCAAGAAGGAGCACGTCAATGTGGTGTTCATTGGGCACGTAG ATGCTGGAAAATCAACAATCGGAGGACAAATCAT GTATCTGACAGGAATGGTGGAGAAGAGAACCTTGGAGAAGTATGAGAAAGAGGCcaaagagaagaacagagagactTG GTACCTCTCCTGGGCCCTGGACACCAaccaggaggagagagacaagggCAAGACCGTGGAAGTGGGCCGCGCATACTTTGAGACGGAGAAAAAGCACTTTACCATCTTGGACGCGCCCGGCCACAAAAGCTTTGTGCCCAACATGATTGGCGGAGCATCACAAGCTGACCTGGCAGTCTTG GTGATCTCGGGCCGGAAAGGCGAGTTTGAGACGGGCTTCGAGAAGGGAGGTCAGACCCGGGAGCATGCCATGCTGGCCAAGACAGCCGGAGTCAAACACCTGATTGTCCTCATCAACAAAATGGACGACCCCACGGTCAACTGGAGTCTCGAGAG GTATGAGGAATGCAAAGAGAAACTAGTGCCATTTCTTAAGAAGGTGGGCTTCAACCCCAAAAAAGACATCCACTTCATGCCCTGCTCCGGCCTCACTGGAGCCAACCTCAAGGAGCCGTGTGAACTCTGTCCCTGGTACAC GGGATTACCATTCATTTCTCATCTGGACAGTTTGCCAAACTTCAACAGATCATTAGATGGGCCTGTTAGATTACCCATAGTAGACAAGTACAAG GACATGGGAACCGTGATCCTGGGGAAACTGGAGTCAGGCTCCATTAGCAAAGCACAGCAACTTGTCATGATGCCAAACAGG CACACCGTAGAGGTCCTGAGTCTGCTCTCGGATGACATCGAGACGGACGACGCGATGCCCGGCGAGAACCTCAAGCTGCGGCTCAAAGGCatagaagaggaggagataCTGCCCGGCTTCATCCTATGCAACGCTGAGAACCTCTGCCACACAGGGAGGACGTTCGATGCCCAG aTTGTCATCATTGAACACAAATCCATCATATGCCCAGGTTACAATGCAGTTCTTCACATCCACACCTGCATCGAAGAGGTGCAGATCTCC GCCTTAATCTGTCTGGTAGACAAAAAGAGTGGCGAGAAGAGCAAGACGCGACCCCGCTTTGTCAAGCAGGATCAGGTGTGCATCGCCCGGCTGAGGGCAGTGGGCACCATCTGCCTAGAAACGTTCAAAGACTTCCCCCAGATGGGCCGCTTCACGCTGAGGGATGAAG GCAAGACTATTGCCATTGGCAAGGTGTTGAAGCTGGTGCCTGAGAAGGACTAA
- the rsl1d1 gene encoding ribosomal L1 domain-containing protein 1, translating to MRAGRPTCEGSMAEQQGKLQLDQAQVKKAVLALQAFLKSKSTSESLLLNESQHISLMLTLWKIPRKEQTIRIPLPHGIRTENGEVCLFTRDEPNMTTDQTERFYKKLLTERGVKNVTEVMPFKVLKTEYKAFEAKRRLLGNYDLFLSDARIRRLLPSHVGKHFYESKKAPLSVDLQAKNLGQVMDRLIQGTTITVGKKGPCCMTRVAHSGMTTDEIVENVSAAIDTITSKLDMVEKGKMIKIIHLKSQTSVALPIYTSDLTHLALVEEVRKNAFDEKKSKKRKASAVSNDTDMKDREDGSPEKKEDEDDEDIPQLVPIQTKGKKVKPEESTKKGLKKVTKPLVGRGGKQNKTGPGKMAKKTMKGPAQKQKRKSPKSS from the exons ATGCGTGCTGGAAGACCCACATGTGAAGGCAGCATGGCGGAGCAACAGGGAAAGTTGCAACTGGACCAAGCCCAG GTGAAAAAGGCTGTGTTGGCACTTCAGGCCTTCCTTAAAAGCAAATCCACTTCAGAAAGCCTACTTCTGAACGAGAGTCAGCATATTTCTCTTATGTTAACACTATGGAAGATCCCAAGGAAAGAACAAACCATTCGCAT TCCTTTACCCCATGGCATCCGCACAGAGAACGGTGAGGTGTGCCTCTTCACAAGAGATGAACCCAACATGACTACAGACCAGACAGAGAGGTTTTACAAGAAGCTGCTCACAGAACGAGGAGTCAAGAATGTCACAGAG GTGATGCCTTTCAAGGTGTTGAAGACAGAATACAAGGCCTTTGAAGCCAAAAGAAGGCTGCTTGGCAATTATGACCTCTTCTTGTCTGATGCACGCATTCGCCGCCTCCTGCCCTCTCACGTTGGGAAACATTTCTATGAATCGAAGAA AGCTCCGTTGTCTGTAGACCTGCAGGCTAAGAACCTGGGCCAGGTTATGGACCGTCTCATCCAGGGCACCACAATAACAGTTGGCAAGAAAGGCCCGTGCTG TATGACCCGCGTGGCTCACTCAGGGATGACAACTGATGAAATTGTGGAGAATGTCTCTGCTGCAATAGACACAATCACATCCAAGCTGGACATG GTGGAGAAAGGCAAAATGATTAAGATCATCCACCTGAAGAGCCAGACCTCCGTAGCGCTGCCCATCTACACCTCCGACCTGACTCACCTTGCTTTGGTGGAGGAGGTGCGGAAGAATGCCTTTGATGAAAAG AAGTCCAAGAAGAGAAAGGCCTCAGCAGTGAGCAACGATACTGATATGAAAGACCGCGAAGATGGAAGTCCGGAAAAG AAAGAGGACGAAGATGATGAAGACATCCCACAGCTAGTTCCTATTCAGACAAAGGGCAAAAAAGTCAAGCCGGAG GAGTCAACCAAGAAAGGCCTGAAGAAGGTGACCAAGCCATTGGTAGGCAGAGgggggaaacaaaacaaaactggaCCTGGTAAAATGGCCAAGAAAACGATGAAAGGCCCCgcacagaaacagaaaagaaaatcaCCCAAGTCCTCTTAA
- the LOC125287614 gene encoding tumor necrosis factor receptor superfamily member 17, with translation MLFYLGLIVYISPLSLAVKQCPVNHYYDGLSEECEPCELRCNSPPATCTASCTKNMSESQGNNSRVLLVVLFVVFLGVFMAMSLILQYLRRKTCKIHSKPKVPCQEETGPTELQEALYIAGTETLAGAGQAIQEEQSEVTPNSSLPLPSTEEGRTMLVTTKTGQNYGSRMQSTDSGALYLWRSGFVP, from the exons ATGCTGTTCTACCTCGGCCTAATAGTTTACATCAGTCCTTTGTCTCTGGCAGTCAAACAGTGTCCTGTGAATCACTACTACGATGGCCTCAGTGAGGAGTGTGAGCCTTGCGAATTACGGTGCAATTCACCACCAGCAACTTGCACAGCATCCTGTACTAAGA ATATGTCAGAGTCACAGGGCAACAACTCAAGAGTGCTTTTggtggttttgtttgttgtgttccTGGGAGTCTTCATGGCCATGTCACTGATCCTGCAGTATCTGAGAAGAAAGACTTGCAAAATTCACTCCAAACCCAAAG TACCCTGCCAGGAGGAAACGGGACCAACAGAACTACAAGAAGCCTTATACATTGCAGGGACAGAGACCCTAGCTGGGGCTGGCCAAGCTATCCAAGAAGAGCAGAGTGAAGTAACTCCTAACTCCAGTCTGCCCCTTCCCTCCACTGAAGAAGGCAGAACCATGCTAGTGACAACGAAGACAGGACAGAACTATGGAAGCAGGATGCAAAGCACTGATAGCGGAGCTCTCTACCTGTGGAGGTCTGGATTTGTGCCCTGA